In Verrucomicrobiia bacterium, a single genomic region encodes these proteins:
- a CDS encoding RNB domain-containing ribonuclease, whose product MTHAEFLARARQALSDAGFHPDFSPEIMRETTASPKLAADSRDLRKLLWSSIDNENSRDLDQVEYVEMISPGCTRLLVGVADVDAIVPLGSATDQHAAAETTSVYAGTVIFPMLPDALSTDRTSLLPDQDRAAIVIEMHIRDTGEVACHDVYPATLRNHAKLAYRSTGAWLEGRGPMPAPIANVPGMEAQLRLQLETSKKLRQLRREQGALVFNSTEATPIIENGELKTLAFAEQNAAQDIIESFMVAANVSMAQHLKEHNSVSIRRVVKTPKRWDRIQVLAKQYGTKLPNTPDPRALSEFLEQRKAADLLHFPDLSLAIVKMLGPGEYVVEPVGREHEGHFGLAVRDYAHSTAPNRRYVDLVTQRLLKAVIADAPAPYLEQQLADVAKHCTEREDAAKKVERLMSKVIAANLLSHQVGQTFDGLVTGASDKGTYVRLLKFPAEGKVIRGAQGLDVGDKTTVRLVGVDVNRGFIDFERK is encoded by the coding sequence ATGACCCACGCTGAATTTCTAGCCCGCGCGCGGCAGGCGCTGTCCGACGCCGGATTTCATCCCGATTTTTCGCCGGAGATTATGCGGGAAACCACCGCGTCGCCAAAACTTGCCGCTGATTCACGAGATTTGCGTAAGTTGCTTTGGTCGTCCATTGACAACGAGAACTCCCGCGATTTGGATCAAGTTGAATACGTCGAAATGATTTCGCCGGGCTGCACGCGCCTGCTGGTGGGCGTCGCCGACGTGGATGCCATCGTGCCCCTCGGTTCGGCCACCGACCAGCACGCCGCGGCGGAAACCACTTCCGTCTATGCCGGCACGGTTATTTTCCCCATGCTCCCCGACGCGCTTTCGACCGATCGCACATCGTTGCTTCCCGATCAAGACCGTGCCGCCATCGTCATTGAGATGCACATTCGCGATACCGGCGAAGTCGCCTGTCATGATGTTTATCCGGCCACGCTCCGCAACCACGCGAAACTTGCCTATCGCTCCACCGGCGCGTGGCTCGAAGGACGCGGTCCGATGCCCGCGCCCATCGCCAATGTCCCCGGCATGGAAGCGCAACTTCGTCTGCAACTGGAAACCTCGAAAAAATTGCGGCAACTCCGCCGCGAACAAGGCGCGCTGGTTTTCAATTCCACCGAAGCCACGCCGATCATTGAAAATGGCGAACTCAAAACTCTGGCCTTCGCCGAACAAAACGCCGCGCAGGATATCATCGAAAGCTTCATGGTCGCCGCGAATGTTTCGATGGCGCAACATCTCAAGGAGCACAATTCCGTTTCCATCCGGCGCGTCGTCAAGACGCCGAAACGCTGGGATCGCATCCAGGTTCTCGCCAAACAATACGGGACGAAACTTCCCAATACGCCCGACCCGCGCGCCCTTTCCGAATTCCTTGAACAACGCAAAGCCGCCGACCTTTTGCACTTTCCCGATCTGTCGCTCGCAATCGTGAAAATGCTCGGCCCCGGCGAATATGTGGTCGAGCCCGTCGGCCGCGAACACGAAGGACATTTCGGTCTTGCCGTTCGGGACTACGCTCATTCCACCGCGCCGAATCGGCGTTACGTGGATCTCGTCACGCAACGACTTTTGAAAGCTGTGATTGCCGACGCACCCGCGCCTTACCTAGAACAACAACTTGCCGATGTGGCTAAACATTGCACCGAGCGCGAGGACGCCGCCAAAAAAGTCGAACGGCTCATGAGCAAGGTCATCGCCGCAAATCTGCTAAGCCATCAGGTCGGGCAAACCTTCGACGGCCTCGTCACCGGCGCATCGGACAAGGGAACCTATGTTCGCCTGCTGAAATTTCCTGCCGAAGGCAAAGTCATTCGTGGCGCGCAAGGTCTCGACGTGGGCGACAAAACCACGGTTCGCCTGGTCGGCGTGGATGTGAATCGTGGCTTTATTGACTTTGAACGGAAGTAG